In Ruminococcaceae bacterium BL-6, a genomic segment contains:
- a CDS encoding protein of unknown function (Evidence 5 : Unknown function), whose protein sequence is MKKSNTFTLILGMISAAVAVAAIVTTTLLFFEKKKKDEEELEHYLDYSIQ, encoded by the coding sequence TTGAAGAAAAGCAACACATTCACCCTGATTCTTGGAATGATTTCCGCCGCCGTAGCGGTGGCTGCGATAGTGACGACGACTCTTTTGTTTTTTGAGAAAAAGAAAAAAGACGAGGAAGAGCTGGAGCACTACCTTGATTATTCCATTCAATAA
- the rpsT gene encoding ribosomal protein S20 (BS20) (Evidence 2a : Function from experimental evidences in other organisms; PubMedId : 12682299, 16629673, 23002217; Product type s : structure), with protein sequence MPNIKSAKKRVKVIATKALHNKSVESALKTEIKKADLAIDTQAGDKAETVRVAMKKIDQAAAKGILHKNTAARRKSALAHKLNAAN encoded by the coding sequence ATGCCAAATATCAAATCAGCCAAAAAGCGCGTAAAGGTGATTGCCACGAAAGCGCTTCATAATAAGTCCGTGGAATCCGCTTTGAAAACAGAGATCAAAAAAGCCGATCTTGCGATTGATACTCAGGCCGGGGACAAGGCGGAGACCGTCCGCGTCGCGATGAAGAAAATCGACCAGGCTGCTGCCAAGGGAATCCTTCATAAAAATACCGCCGCCAGAAGGAAGTCCGCCCTTGCCCACAAATTGAATGCCGCCAATTGA
- the gpr gene encoding Germination protease, whose product MIFRTDLAVEAREGLRTQKKGLEQTEETHGSCKITRIRVNGEEGKQIGKEPGTYVTVEVPPITDYIDMTDERVELLSKEIAALLPREGLVLVAGLGNREITPDALGPDTAALVLATRHIKGELARVTGLTGLRPVAVVSPGVLGSTGMETSEFLQAVARGFSPSVIVAVDALASRSLARLGCTVQLSDAGISPGEGVGNARPRISRDTLGIPVVSIGVPTVVDAETLAFDLFGGDSEKTERSKSKVTPRGAQMVVTPREVDLLVGRAAKMTAMALNRALNPSLSVEDLMMLTAG is encoded by the coding sequence ATGATTTTTCGAACAGACCTCGCGGTCGAGGCCCGGGAGGGGCTTAGAACGCAGAAAAAAGGGCTCGAACAGACGGAGGAAACGCACGGCAGCTGCAAGATCACACGCATCCGGGTGAACGGGGAGGAAGGAAAGCAGATCGGCAAGGAGCCCGGCACCTATGTCACGGTGGAGGTCCCCCCGATCACGGACTACATCGACATGACGGATGAGCGTGTCGAGCTTCTGTCCAAAGAGATCGCGGCGCTTCTTCCGCGGGAGGGGCTCGTGCTGGTGGCGGGCCTGGGGAACCGGGAGATCACGCCGGACGCGCTCGGCCCGGACACCGCGGCGCTCGTTCTGGCGACAAGGCACATCAAGGGCGAGCTGGCGCGGGTCACGGGGCTGACCGGGCTGCGCCCCGTGGCGGTCGTGTCGCCGGGCGTCCTCGGCAGCACCGGGATGGAAACGTCGGAATTCCTTCAGGCGGTCGCGCGCGGGTTCTCCCCTTCGGTGATTGTCGCCGTGGATGCGCTGGCTTCGCGCAGCCTTGCAAGGCTGGGCTGCACCGTGCAGCTGAGCGACGCCGGGATCTCTCCCGGGGAGGGGGTGGGGAACGCCAGGCCGCGCATCAGCCGTGACACCCTCGGGATTCCCGTCGTCAGCATCGGCGTGCCGACCGTGGTGGATGCGGAAACGCTGGCGTTCGACCTGTTCGGCGGCGATTCGGAAAAAACGGAGCGCAGCAAGAGCAAGGTGACGCCGCGGGGCGCGCAGATGGTGGTGACGCCGCGCGAAGTCGACCTTCTGGTGGGGCGGGCGGCGAAGATGACGGCGATGGCGCTCAACCGCGCGCTGAATCCGTCGCTTTCTGTAGAGGATCTGATGATGCTGACGGCGGGCTGA
- a CDS encoding Stage II sporulation protein P, producing MKIIGGERKGGALILRNIAAVAATAVAVACFAVRLAPQAMAQKETAALAAAGFIMPDGAAQILRTGFDSEHETEEQQETGEAPGVLSEPENSQQPDSKASSSGQAPSSSAPAASGAGQKIEELQIGNAGVQYQNVYVRNSNKNHSVDIKAELQKQPAVKIKTDGSPQVLIYHTHTTEAFLTKELSAYPKDGQTRSRDNSRNVVMVGNAIEAQLRAAGIGVVHDLTVHDYPAYNGSYNRSAQTIAKNLQKYPGIQVTLDIHRDAMTTSAGVRLKPTVKVNGKKAAQIMILSGCDDDGTLGFPNWEYNLRLAVRFQKSLSDLFPGLARPLNFGPTKYNGNMTKGSLLVEVGTEVNTLDEAIYSGELLGKAIVKSLVALK from the coding sequence ATGAAGATCATCGGTGGGGAACGGAAAGGCGGGGCCCTGATCCTGCGCAATATCGCCGCGGTTGCGGCGACGGCGGTGGCCGTCGCCTGTTTTGCGGTGCGCCTTGCGCCGCAGGCGATGGCGCAAAAGGAAACGGCGGCGCTGGCCGCGGCCGGATTCATCATGCCGGATGGCGCGGCGCAGATCCTGCGCACGGGCTTCGACAGCGAACACGAAACGGAAGAGCAGCAGGAAACGGGGGAAGCGCCCGGGGTGCTTTCAGAGCCCGAGAACAGCCAGCAGCCTGATTCGAAAGCTTCATCGTCCGGTCAGGCGCCGTCATCCTCCGCGCCCGCCGCAAGCGGGGCGGGCCAGAAAATCGAGGAGCTTCAGATCGGGAACGCCGGCGTCCAGTATCAGAACGTCTATGTCAGGAACAGCAATAAAAACCATTCCGTCGATATCAAGGCCGAATTACAGAAGCAGCCCGCGGTAAAAATAAAGACGGATGGCTCTCCGCAGGTGCTGATCTACCACACCCATACCACCGAAGCGTTCCTGACAAAGGAGCTTTCGGCGTACCCGAAGGATGGGCAGACGAGAAGCCGGGACAACAGCCGCAACGTCGTCATGGTGGGGAACGCCATCGAAGCACAGCTCCGCGCGGCGGGGATCGGCGTGGTGCACGACCTGACGGTGCACGATTACCCGGCATACAACGGCTCATACAACCGTTCCGCCCAGACTATCGCGAAAAACCTTCAGAAATATCCCGGAATCCAGGTCACGCTCGACATCCACCGGGACGCCATGACGACTTCCGCCGGGGTGCGGCTGAAGCCGACGGTGAAGGTCAACGGAAAAAAAGCCGCGCAGATCATGATCCTGAGCGGATGCGACGACGACGGCACGCTCGGGTTCCCGAACTGGGAGTACAACCTGCGGCTGGCGGTGCGGTTTCAGAAATCCCTGTCCGATCTTTTCCCGGGCCTTGCGCGCCCGCTGAATTTCGGGCCGACCAAGTACAACGGCAATATGACGAAAGGGTCGCTGCTGGTCGAGGTCGGGACGGAGGTAAACACGCTCGACGAGGCGATCTATTCCGGCGAGTTGCTCGGTAAGGCGATCGTGAAAAGCCTTGTTGCGCTGAAATAG
- a CDS encoding conserved protein of unknown function (Evidence 4 : Unknown function but conserved in other organisms), which produces MKISHETKCFLASFFTTLCVILLIAGLVAADCNSRRVGFGIDDPVACIVQEGGRTELRIHALGVKKSMDLTAAEEAARQAQRVIWEIAREGEKMFSG; this is translated from the coding sequence ATGAAAATTTCCCATGAAACAAAATGCTTTCTCGCCTCATTTTTCACCACGCTCTGCGTGATTCTTCTGATCGCGGGCCTTGTGGCCGCGGACTGCAACTCCCGCAGGGTCGGCTTCGGGATCGACGACCCCGTCGCCTGCATCGTGCAGGAAGGCGGCAGGACAGAGCTGCGCATTCACGCGCTCGGCGTGAAAAAAAGCATGGACCTCACCGCGGCAGAGGAAGCGGCGCGTCAGGCGCAGCGGGTGATATGGGAAATCGCCCGGGAGGGGGAAAAGATGTTTTCCGGCTGA
- a CDS encoding conserved exported protein of unknown function (Evidence 4 : Unknown function but conserved in other organisms) has translation MKRKKGLLALFLTMAFLLSVTSVVFGEEAGTPVQNQPTSGTSSAPPSSSAASTATSTVSRPQSSSKPSSEPRSSSRPKTSSKKSSSVPQKKTKKRTIVSSEPESSSSSLEDYWGIGELSSTISLPDVGSVSTPEDLIVSGTEEAPKKSLNFWGILSWACIALGILVVVLVLFSTARRPPRGGPGRKRYRRKPYRSRKKHLLNDRYYRDRY, from the coding sequence ATGAAAAGAAAAAAGGGGCTTTTGGCGCTGTTTCTGACAATGGCGTTTTTGCTTTCCGTGACAAGCGTAGTGTTTGGGGAAGAAGCGGGAACTCCAGTGCAGAATCAGCCGACGTCGGGGACAAGCAGTGCGCCCCCGTCCTCGTCAGCCGCGAGCACAGCCACTTCGACGGTGAGCCGCCCGCAGTCTTCCTCCAAGCCCTCTTCAGAGCCGCGTTCCAGCTCCCGGCCCAAGACGTCCTCCAAGAAGTCTTCTTCCGTGCCGCAGAAAAAGACCAAAAAGCGGACGATCGTTTCCAGCGAGCCCGAAAGCTCAAGCTCTTCGCTGGAAGATTACTGGGGGATCGGCGAGCTTTCCAGCACGATTTCGCTGCCGGATGTCGGATCGGTGAGCACGCCTGAGGACCTGATCGTTTCCGGAACGGAAGAAGCCCCGAAAAAAAGCCTGAATTTCTGGGGAATCCTCTCCTGGGCATGCATCGCGCTCGGCATCCTCGTGGTGGTTCTGGTGCTGTTCAGCACCGCCCGCCGCCCGCCGCGCGGCGGGCCCGGCAGAAAGCGCTACCGCCGCAAGCCGTACCGCAGCAGAAAGAAGCATCTGCTCAACGACCGGTATTACCGCGACCGGTATTGA
- a CDS encoding protein of unknown function (Evidence 5 : Unknown function), with amino-acid sequence MGRELERGSEEGLEEDCGRLTVEVAVLAADEDGGALLVPDVG; translated from the coding sequence TTGGGCCGGGAGCTGGAACGCGGCTCTGAAGAGGGCTTGGAGGAAGACTGCGGGCGGCTCACCGTCGAAGTGGCTGTGCTCGCGGCTGACGAGGACGGGGGCGCACTGCTTGTCCCCGACGTCGGCTGA